TAGAAAATTTTAAAGGAAACTTAGCAATAATAAGAGCTACATACACACCAGCAAGAAAAAACCATCCTATAACGATTCCTCGTAATGAAGAAAAAAGAATATTATCAAGAGTAAATTTTGTTTTTGAAGCAAGTTTTATTAAATGGACTAGAATCCATCTTTGAAAAATTATCCCAGCAAGAGAAAAAATTAAAACAATGCCAAGAGGTAAAAGATAGTGCAGAAAAGTGTTCATTAATTTTCCTCCACTTTTAAGCTATTAATTAAATTATTAATATCTTTTAAATTATAATTTTTAAGATAATTTTTTATCCCTTCAGTCACTTCAATAGCAGTAAAAGGATTCAAAAAATTGGCTGTGCCAATTTGTATTGCCTTTGCCCCTGCAATTAAATATTCTAAAGCATCTTCTGCTGTCATAATGCCACCAATACCCATTACTGGTATAGAAAGTGTTTTCACCACTTCCCATACCATTTTTAAAGCAATTGGCTTTAAACAAGGGCCAGAAAGCCCTCCTGTTACATTACCTAACTTTGGCTTACGAGTATGAATGTCTATTGCCATTGCTGGAAAGCTATTGATAAGTGATACACCATCTGCTCCTGATGAAACAGCTGCTTTTGCTAAAATTACAATATCTGTTACCTGAGGTGGGAGTTTAACAAATAAAGGTAAATTAGTTTTTTCTCGTACAGCCTTAGTGATCTTACTAACCATTTCGGGGTCTGTGCCAAAGCTTTTTCCTCCAGCTTCAATATTTGGACAAGAGACATTTATCTCTAATGCATCTATACCAACATTGTCTAATTTTTCAGCTAAAATTGCATATTCTTCAACTGTAAAACCAAAAATATTGACAATAATTTTTGTATCAAATCTTTTTAAAAATGGCAGTTTTTCTTTAATAAATTTTTCTACTCCTATATTTTCAAGTCCAATAGCATTAAGTAAACCACAAGGAACTTCTGCTAAACGTGGTGGAGGATTTCCTCTTTTTGGTTTTAGAGAAGTACCTTTGACAACAATTCCACCTAATTTATTCAAATCTATTAATTTAGCATATTCTTCCCCATAACCAAAGGTGCCTGATGCTACAAGGACAGGTGTTTTAAGTTCAAGTCTACCTAATTTTACTGAAAGATTTATTTCCATATTATCTCCTCAATATCAAATATAGGTCCATCTTGACATACTTTACAATAACCAGCTTTAGTAGAAACAACACATCCTAGACATGCTCCAATCCCACATGCCATATTAGTCTCTAAAGAGATTTGCATAGGAATTTTTTTATCTTTATTCCAAATGGCTAATGCTTTTAACATAGGCAAAGGGCCACAAGCATAAATAAAGTTAGGCTTTTTTTTATCAAAAAATTTTTTTACTCCATCCATTATCAGACCTTGATAACCTAAGCTTCCATCTTCAGTATAAATAGTTATATCAAAGTTTTCCTTTAAAAATGCTAAAAGTTCAGAATGAACCTTATAACGCAATCCCCAAATAAATTTAAAATTAGCTTTTTTCTTTTTTAACACTTTTGCTAGAAAAAAAAGAGGGGCAATGCCCGCACCCCCAGCCAAAAGCCAGATTGAAGAAAGGGAACAAACTTTAAATCCATTACCTAAAGGGCCAAGAATATTTACATTATCTCCTTCTTTCCAATAAGTCATAAGTTTTGTGCCTTTTCCAACAACTTTGTAAAGAATGGCTATTTTTTCTTTTTCACAAAAAAAGATAGAAAAAGGACGACGCAAAAGAGGGTCAAAATTATTACTTATCTTTACCATTAAAAATTGACCAGGTTTTGCACATGAAGCAATCTTAGGAGCATTTAAGATAAGAAGATGAAATGCTTCTGCATCCTCTATTACAAAATGGATATGCTTAACAACTTTAGCAATTTCAAGAAACATCTTTAAGCATGATTACAACAGCAAATCGCCCTGTCTTTTTACCATCTCGTCTATAGGAAAAAAAGCGTCTATCACATACAGTACAGATATTTGCAATTTCAATTTGTTTTTCAGGTACACCAGCAGCTATGAGTTGTTTTTTTGAAATAGTCCACCAATCAAAATAACAATTATTAATTTTATATTGCCAAAAATCTTTTGGTAATAATTTTTTATAATCTTTAAATTCTCCACAACAAGGGCCTAAAGATGGGCTTATTCCTGCCCAAATATCTTTTGGGGATGTATTAAATTTATTTTGCATAGTTTTTATAGTATTTTCAATTACATTTACTACATTACCACGCCAACCACAATGAATAGCAGCAATTATCTTGTGTACCGGATCACAAAGTAAAATACCCTGACAATCAGCCAATTTTATTAAAAGCATAATTTTAGGTAAATTGGTAATAAGGGCATCATATCCCTTAACAGGGCTTTTTTGATCTTTTTCAACAACAAATACCTTATTACTGTGTATCTGCTCTGACCAAACAATATTTTTGGCAGCAAACAAATTTTTTATTAAAAAAAGATTTTTCTTTACAATTTCAGGTTCATCACCTACTTCATAACTTATATTTAAACTTGCATAACGACCATGACTATAACCACCAAGACGGGTAAAAATAGCATGTTTTAAAAAAGAAAAATGAGAAAAATTAGAAAATTGAAAGAAAGGCAACTTGCCTTTTTTATATAACATAATTACAACAAAAAATGTATCAATTGAGTTTAAAGAAGTCAACAGATGGAGAAAGAAATTTTAAAAATATTTTTAGAAGTTAGAGAAAAATTTGGTGAAATAAAAGAAAAAGTTTCCTTGCTTAAAACCTATTTAGAACTTCATGTCTCTTCTCCTGGTATAGCAATAAGTCTTAATGAATTTGAGAAAATTTTTGGATTTAGACCAAAATTAATTTATAGATCAAGGGAAAATATCTATGGTATTTCAGTTATTTATACAATTGATGATGATATAACTAGAGGAATAATAGCTCATGAATTTGCAGAAATAGTTGCTAAAGAAAAAGGTATTTATAATCATGAAACAGTTGATAAAATCTGTTTTGAAAAAGGATTTGGGAAAGAACTTTTGCTTGCTTTAGAAAATATTTTACCAGGAAGGGTTGAAAGAATCTTTATTGATGCAGAGGATTTGAAAAACCGAATAAAAAAATTAAAGGAAAAATTAAAATAAACTAATTTGACAAACCAATAAAATCTTTATAAACTAAGGAAAAATAAAATTACCACAGAGGTAATTTATGGACAGATATACAGAATTGTATGCCTGGATGTGGAAGGTTTTTGAGAGGGAGGAGTTTTCCTTAGACAGGTTTCGCTCGGTGTTTCCCACCTCCCAGGCCGCAAAGGTCATCCATGACTTGGCTAAGAAGGGTTATATCCAGAGGGTAAAAAGAGGGGTATATAAGGTTACAGAGCCTGAGGAATTTATAAGAAAAATCTCCGAGCAGGAACCCCAGGATGGAATATTGGATGAATCCGGCATGGACTATGCTTTTTGTGAAAGCACGGCAGTAACAATCTGGACTGACGGTTATTACTGGACAGGGTTTACCAAGGGATTTAGGCCTGTTCACATTGCTGTCAAAAAGAAGGACTTAAACTCCTGGAAAAAATTTTTCAGGAAAAAAGGATTAAAATATGCCTTAGAAGGAGAGAGCAAGACCTTGTATGGAAAGGTCTATATTTTGCACCCAAGAAAGTCCTTGCAGGTTGTCTTAAAGGATGGATTAAAGGTTATTCCCTTGGAGGAAGTGGTGGATTTTTGTTTG
This genomic window from Candidatus Desulfofervidus auxilii contains:
- a CDS encoding dihydroorotate dehydrogenase electron transfer subunit; the protein is MFLEIAKVVKHIHFVIEDAEAFHLLILNAPKIASCAKPGQFLMVKISNNFDPLLRRPFSIFFCEKEKIAILYKVVGKGTKLMTYWKEGDNVNILGPLGNGFKVCSLSSIWLLAGGAGIAPLFFLAKVLKKKKANFKFIWGLRYKVHSELLAFLKENFDITIYTEDGSLGYQGLIMDGVKKFFDKKKPNFIYACGPLPMLKALAIWNKDKKIPMQISLETNMACGIGACLGCVVSTKAGYCKVCQDGPIFDIEEIIWK
- a CDS encoding dihydroorotate dehydrogenase translates to MNLSVKLGRLELKTPVLVASGTFGYGEEYAKLIDLNKLGGIVVKGTSLKPKRGNPPPRLAEVPCGLLNAIGLENIGVEKFIKEKLPFLKRFDTKIIVNIFGFTVEEYAILAEKLDNVGIDALEINVSCPNIEAGGKSFGTDPEMVSKITKAVREKTNLPLFVKLPPQVTDIVILAKAAVSSGADGVSLINSFPAMAIDIHTRKPKLGNVTGGLSGPCLKPIALKMVWEVVKTLSIPVMGIGGIMTAEDALEYLIAGAKAIQIGTANFLNPFTAIEVTEGIKNYLKNYNLKDINNLINSLKVEEN
- the pgeF gene encoding peptidoglycan editing factor PgeF; protein product: MLYKKGKLPFFQFSNFSHFSFLKHAIFTRLGGYSHGRYASLNISYEVGDEPEIVKKNLFLIKNLFAAKNIVWSEQIHSNKVFVVEKDQKSPVKGYDALITNLPKIMLLIKLADCQGILLCDPVHKIIAAIHCGWRGNVVNVIENTIKTMQNKFNTSPKDIWAGISPSLGPCCGEFKDYKKLLPKDFWQYKINNCYFDWWTISKKQLIAAGVPEKQIEIANICTVCDRRFFSYRRDGKKTGRFAVVIMLKDVS